From a single Ascaphus truei isolate aAscTru1 chromosome 2, aAscTru1.hap1, whole genome shotgun sequence genomic region:
- the RPS20 gene encoding small ribosomal subunit protein uS10 translates to MAFKDTGKAPVDQEVAIHRIRITLTSRNVKSLEKVCADLIRGAKEKNLKVKGPVRMPTKTLRITTRKTPCGEGSKTWDRFQMRIHKRLIDLHSPSEIVKQITSISIEPGVEVEVTIADA, encoded by the exons ATG GCATTTAAAGATACTGGCAAAGCCCCTGTTGACCAGGAAGTGGCCATCCATCGTATCAGGATCACGCTCACAAGTCGTAATGTGAAATCTCTAGAGAAAG TGTGTGCTGATTTGATCCGTGGAGCCAAGGAGAAGAACCTGAAAGTGAAGGGACCTGTGCGCATGCCCACCAAG ACTCTGCGCATCACAACAAGAAAAACCCCTTGCGGTGAGGGTTCCAAAACATGGGATCGTTTCCAGATGCGTATCCACAAGCGCCTGATTGACCTGCACAGTCCTTCTGAGATTGTTAAGCAAATCACTTCCATCAGTATTGAACCCGGTGTAGAAGTTGAAGTTACTATTGCTGATGCGTAA
- the LOC142484989 gene encoding kinesin-like protein KIF20A isoform X1: MKVAVSGHEVCQCARCGVQVRWGQGSNRRAFAGGASDAGSLPAFVAMDTREESAGYCTELVTVLDSTPCASGADALDSELSGSDNQACQPLKVYLRVRPFSKAELAGYESQGCVTIENSEMVTLQAPKDSSALKNSERGVGQSVHKFTFTRIFGPETMQAEFFESTMKDLVHSFAGGQNGLVFTYGVTNAGKTFTIQGSPKDGGILPRSLDVIFNHIKGRQYPKMNLKPHLGSDVMKLDAAQVKQEEAMKASLLATLKEDERGMKIVPCESISIDSACRYLAAGDRNSHQFSAWVSFFEIYNEYVYDLLDQFTSSKNQKRPPLKICDDQAGNSYVKDLKWLNITSTEEACKILQIGNKNRSLASTRMNQQSSRSHSIFTIRLLKLSADNDPSVLGVSEMSLCDLAGSERCNKTQTIGDRLREAGNINNSLLILGKCIAALKQSQNPKKPSNVPFRESKLTRLFQPFFCGKGRACMIVNINQCASTYDETLHVMKFSAVAKQVVQSIQPRNFDFMIPRLVGKDGKAVINLDDNLSFDELLSDDEEDDIDITILSAEDLLKKIEDLRAKLIAERQSKLILELQIRKEMGEAMYQQMVDLDETWSKRFEDLKETYDEQLETRLELYKQAIKNHAYHHAMEEIEEHYVPFEEFEEEQGKVEVRDNRILELEIALGLGKDPGGDGTSAGLHTMSSALDVRRQCQEKGKVIASLKIQIQTIKDEAALAAKQLTEENNLLQQQLKIKEQELEGLQSLAERAPQLETAVTELQAELDEIRKISSSMDLGQPKTKKGLFSNIKSTLTGTPKKSSGKSLEKLEETPTTSRKRPILARK, from the exons ATGAAAGTGGCTGTGTCAGGTCACGAAGTTTGTCAGTGCGCGAGGTGCGGGGTACAGGTGCGCTGGGGGCAGGGTTCTAATCGCAGAGCGTTTGCAGGTGGCGCCAGTGATGCGGGCTCACTCCCCG CCTTTGTAGCAATGGATACTAGAGAGGAAAGCGCTGGATATTGTACAGAGCTGGTCACTGTCCTTGATTCCACACCCTGTGCTTCTGGGGCTGATGCTCTTGATTCAGAGTTATCCGGATCG GACAATCAAGCCTGCCAACCGCTGAAAGTATATTTAAGGGTGAGGCCATTTTCAAAGGCAGAACTTGCAGGCTATGAATCTCAG GGCTGTGTAACTATTGAAAATTCTGAGATGGTGACTCTGCAGGCTCCTAAAGACTCCTCTGCATTGAAGAATAGTGAAAGGGGGGTTGGACAGTCTGTTCACAAGTTTACCTTCACTCGG ATCTTTGGACCTGAAACCATGCAAGCAGAGTTTTTTGAAAGCACGATGAAGGACTTGGTACATTCTTTTGCCGGGGGGCAGAACGGACTCGTGTTCACTTACGGTGTCACTAATGCTGGTAAAACATTTACTATTCAAG GTTCTCCAAAAGATGGAGGTATATTACCTCGATCACTGGATGTGATTTTCAACCACATCAAAGGCAGGCAGTACCCAAAGATGAACCTGAAGCCCCATCTTGGCAGCGATGTCATGAAACTAGATGCTGCTCAAGTAAAACAAGAGGAAGCCATGAAAGCATCTCTTCTTGCCACCCTTAAAGAG GATGAACGCGGCATGAAGATTGTTCCTTGTGAGAGTATTTCTATTGATTCAG CGTGCAGATATCTTGCTGCTGGTGACAGAAACTCTCATCAGTTCTCTGCCTGGGTGTCTTTCTTTGAAATTTATAATGAGTATGTTTACGACTTGTTGGACCAGTTTACTTCATCGAAGAATCAGAAGCGGCCACCGTTAAAAATCTGTGATGACCAGGCAGGCAATTCTTATGTTAAAG acttGAAGTGGCTAAACATAACGAGCACTGAGGAAGCCTGCAAAATATTGCAAATTGGCAATAAAAATAGGAGTTTGGCATCTACTCGGATGAACCAACAGTCCAGTAGAAG CCACAGTATATTTACAATCAGACTTCTAAAACTAAGTGCTGATAATGATCCTAGTGTTCTTGGTGTGTCAGA gatgtctctctgtgatTTGGCTGGTTCTGAACGTTGCAATAAAACGCAAACCATTGGTGACAGATTGAGAGAAGCTGGAAATATCAATAATTCTCTCCTCATTCTTGGCAAGTGCATTGCAGCGCTGAAGCAAAGTCAGAACCCCAA AAAGCCCAGCAATGTGCCGTTCAGAGAGAGTAAGCTGACTCGCCTTTTCCAGCCATTCTTTTGTGGCAAAGGCAGAGCTTGCATGATAGTGAATATTAATCAGTGCGCTTCTACATATGATGAAACCCTGCACGTCATGAAATTTTCAGCGGTCGCTAAACAA GTTGTTCAGTCAATTCAACCCAGAAACTTTGATTTCATGATCCCAAGACTAGTGGGAAAAGATGGAAAGGCTGTCATCAATCTCGATGACAATCTGTCTTTTGATGAACTTCTCTCTGATGATGAAGAAGACGACATAGACATCACTATCTTGAGCGCAGAG GATCtactaaaaaaaatagaagacttAAGAGCCAAGCTAATTGCCGAAAGACAAAGCAAACTGATTCTTGAATTGCAGATCCGGAAGGAGATGGGTGAAGCAATGTACCAGCAGATGGTAGATCTTGATGAAACTTGGAG caaGCGCTTTGAAGATCTAAAAGAAACTTATGATGAACAATTGGAGACCAGACTAGAATTGTACAAGCAGGCAATAAAGAACCATGCATATCATCACGCAATGGAAGAAATTGAAGAGCATTATGTACCATTCGAAGAATTTGAAGAAGAACAGGGAAAGGTTGAG GTCAGAGATAACAGAATACTCGAGTTGGAGATTGCCCTTGGTCTTGGAAAAGATCCAGGTGGAGATGGAACAAGCGCAG GACTTCATACAATGTCAAGTGCCCTGGATGTGAGAAGGCAATGTCAAGAAAAAGGAAAG GTGATAGCCTCATTGAAGATTCAGATACAGACTATTAAAGATGAAGCTGCACTAGCTGCCAAACAACTGACCGAAGAAAATAATCTGTTGCAGCAGCAGCTAAAGATAAAG GAGCAGGAACTTGAAGGTCTGCAGAGTCTGGCAGAGCGGGCTCCTCAACTTGAGACGGCAGTAACAGAACTCCAAGCAGAACTTGATGAAATACGAAAGATCTCGTCTTCCATGGATCTTGGTcaaccaaaaacaaaaaaaggcttgTTTTCTAATATTAAATCCACATTGACAGGCACTCCTAAAAAGAGTAGTGGCAAATCCCTTGAGAAATTGGAGGAGACCCCAACTACATCTAGAAAAAGACCAATACTAGCTCGTAAATAA
- the LOC142484989 gene encoding kinesin-like protein KIF20A isoform X2: MKVAVSGHEVCQCARCGVQVRWGQGSNRRAFAGGASDAGSLPAFVAMDTREESAGYCTELVTVLDSTPCASGADALDSELSGSDNQACQPLKVYLRVRPFSKAELAGYESQGCVTIENSEMVTLQAPKDSSALKNSERGVGQSVHKFTFTRIFGPETMQAEFFESTMKDLVHSFAGGQNGLVFTYGVTNAGKTFTIQGSPKDGGILPRSLDVIFNHIKGRQYPKMNLKPHLGSDVMKLDAAQVKQEEAMKASLLATLKEDERGMKIVPCESISIDSACRYLAAGDRNSHQFSAWVSFFEIYNEYVYDLLDQFTSSKNQKRPPLKICDDQAGNSYVKDLKWLNITSTEEACKILQIGNKNRSLASTRMNQQSSRRMSLCDLAGSERCNKTQTIGDRLREAGNINNSLLILGKCIAALKQSQNPKKPSNVPFRESKLTRLFQPFFCGKGRACMIVNINQCASTYDETLHVMKFSAVAKQVVQSIQPRNFDFMIPRLVGKDGKAVINLDDNLSFDELLSDDEEDDIDITILSAEDLLKKIEDLRAKLIAERQSKLILELQIRKEMGEAMYQQMVDLDETWSKRFEDLKETYDEQLETRLELYKQAIKNHAYHHAMEEIEEHYVPFEEFEEEQGKVEVRDNRILELEIALGLGKDPGGDGTSAGLHTMSSALDVRRQCQEKGKVIASLKIQIQTIKDEAALAAKQLTEENNLLQQQLKIKEQELEGLQSLAERAPQLETAVTELQAELDEIRKISSSMDLGQPKTKKGLFSNIKSTLTGTPKKSSGKSLEKLEETPTTSRKRPILARK, encoded by the exons ATGAAAGTGGCTGTGTCAGGTCACGAAGTTTGTCAGTGCGCGAGGTGCGGGGTACAGGTGCGCTGGGGGCAGGGTTCTAATCGCAGAGCGTTTGCAGGTGGCGCCAGTGATGCGGGCTCACTCCCCG CCTTTGTAGCAATGGATACTAGAGAGGAAAGCGCTGGATATTGTACAGAGCTGGTCACTGTCCTTGATTCCACACCCTGTGCTTCTGGGGCTGATGCTCTTGATTCAGAGTTATCCGGATCG GACAATCAAGCCTGCCAACCGCTGAAAGTATATTTAAGGGTGAGGCCATTTTCAAAGGCAGAACTTGCAGGCTATGAATCTCAG GGCTGTGTAACTATTGAAAATTCTGAGATGGTGACTCTGCAGGCTCCTAAAGACTCCTCTGCATTGAAGAATAGTGAAAGGGGGGTTGGACAGTCTGTTCACAAGTTTACCTTCACTCGG ATCTTTGGACCTGAAACCATGCAAGCAGAGTTTTTTGAAAGCACGATGAAGGACTTGGTACATTCTTTTGCCGGGGGGCAGAACGGACTCGTGTTCACTTACGGTGTCACTAATGCTGGTAAAACATTTACTATTCAAG GTTCTCCAAAAGATGGAGGTATATTACCTCGATCACTGGATGTGATTTTCAACCACATCAAAGGCAGGCAGTACCCAAAGATGAACCTGAAGCCCCATCTTGGCAGCGATGTCATGAAACTAGATGCTGCTCAAGTAAAACAAGAGGAAGCCATGAAAGCATCTCTTCTTGCCACCCTTAAAGAG GATGAACGCGGCATGAAGATTGTTCCTTGTGAGAGTATTTCTATTGATTCAG CGTGCAGATATCTTGCTGCTGGTGACAGAAACTCTCATCAGTTCTCTGCCTGGGTGTCTTTCTTTGAAATTTATAATGAGTATGTTTACGACTTGTTGGACCAGTTTACTTCATCGAAGAATCAGAAGCGGCCACCGTTAAAAATCTGTGATGACCAGGCAGGCAATTCTTATGTTAAAG acttGAAGTGGCTAAACATAACGAGCACTGAGGAAGCCTGCAAAATATTGCAAATTGGCAATAAAAATAGGAGTTTGGCATCTACTCGGATGAACCAACAGTCCAGTAGAAG gatgtctctctgtgatTTGGCTGGTTCTGAACGTTGCAATAAAACGCAAACCATTGGTGACAGATTGAGAGAAGCTGGAAATATCAATAATTCTCTCCTCATTCTTGGCAAGTGCATTGCAGCGCTGAAGCAAAGTCAGAACCCCAA AAAGCCCAGCAATGTGCCGTTCAGAGAGAGTAAGCTGACTCGCCTTTTCCAGCCATTCTTTTGTGGCAAAGGCAGAGCTTGCATGATAGTGAATATTAATCAGTGCGCTTCTACATATGATGAAACCCTGCACGTCATGAAATTTTCAGCGGTCGCTAAACAA GTTGTTCAGTCAATTCAACCCAGAAACTTTGATTTCATGATCCCAAGACTAGTGGGAAAAGATGGAAAGGCTGTCATCAATCTCGATGACAATCTGTCTTTTGATGAACTTCTCTCTGATGATGAAGAAGACGACATAGACATCACTATCTTGAGCGCAGAG GATCtactaaaaaaaatagaagacttAAGAGCCAAGCTAATTGCCGAAAGACAAAGCAAACTGATTCTTGAATTGCAGATCCGGAAGGAGATGGGTGAAGCAATGTACCAGCAGATGGTAGATCTTGATGAAACTTGGAG caaGCGCTTTGAAGATCTAAAAGAAACTTATGATGAACAATTGGAGACCAGACTAGAATTGTACAAGCAGGCAATAAAGAACCATGCATATCATCACGCAATGGAAGAAATTGAAGAGCATTATGTACCATTCGAAGAATTTGAAGAAGAACAGGGAAAGGTTGAG GTCAGAGATAACAGAATACTCGAGTTGGAGATTGCCCTTGGTCTTGGAAAAGATCCAGGTGGAGATGGAACAAGCGCAG GACTTCATACAATGTCAAGTGCCCTGGATGTGAGAAGGCAATGTCAAGAAAAAGGAAAG GTGATAGCCTCATTGAAGATTCAGATACAGACTATTAAAGATGAAGCTGCACTAGCTGCCAAACAACTGACCGAAGAAAATAATCTGTTGCAGCAGCAGCTAAAGATAAAG GAGCAGGAACTTGAAGGTCTGCAGAGTCTGGCAGAGCGGGCTCCTCAACTTGAGACGGCAGTAACAGAACTCCAAGCAGAACTTGATGAAATACGAAAGATCTCGTCTTCCATGGATCTTGGTcaaccaaaaacaaaaaaaggcttgTTTTCTAATATTAAATCCACATTGACAGGCACTCCTAAAAAGAGTAGTGGCAAATCCCTTGAGAAATTGGAGGAGACCCCAACTACATCTAGAAAAAGACCAATACTAGCTCGTAAATAA